One Bythopirellula goksoeyrii genomic window, CACCACGACCTCAGCCTGGTGGGTGGGGATATCTCTTAGCGCAGCCCAAATCGCCTGGTGCGACTCTTCTCGTTCGGCTTCGTCCACCAACTTTCGCGTCGTGAGGTCAGACAAATTCGCGAGAATGACCCAGCGTTTCTTTTGACGGACGATCACCAGAGCTTCATTTCGCACCATCCGCAGCAGATAGGGCCACGGCTCGGTTGCGTGGCGGAGCAGATTCACCTGCCCCGCGACTCGCACCAGGGTCCCTTGCACAGCATCCTCGGCGTCGTGCTGATTGCGGGTGATGGTCGCCGCATAACGTACCAGTCGCTGCGAAGTAAGATCAAACAGGCCTCCCAAAGCCGAAACCCCACTCTCGGCCATACGCTCAGCGCATCCGCGAACCTGCTCAGAAAAATTGAGAGAAGCATCCATCAAGTGTGAGGATGCGCGATCCGTGGGGATTTGTCTAGCTTTTTTGAGAATATGTCAAAAAAAGC contains:
- a CDS encoding RNA polymerase sigma factor codes for the protein MDASLNFSEQVRGCAERMAESGVSALGGLFDLTSQRLVRYAATITRNQHDAEDAVQGTLVRVAGQVNLLRHATEPWPYLLRMVRNEALVIVRQKKRWVILANLSDLTTRKLVDEAEREESHQAIWAALRDIPTHQAEVVVLKIWEEMTFAQIGEVLEVSAFTAASRYRYGMEKLSHKLVSTQIEVTHERV